CCGCTTCACCAAATTCGTATTATCATCATATCGTCATAACGTATTATCGTCATATCGGCGTGTCGCTATGGCGAACCGCAATCCGTATGCTCCTTTTATCAGCCAGAATCAGATTCGAATTCAGTCTCAACAAGACTGTTAACCACCGACCAATGAAGCATCGAGGCCGGCTCAATCGGCAAATGCAACAGTAAGAACCTAGATTGCCCTGAAAGTCACGCCGTTGCGGGCGGCCTTGCGTTCGGCTTTGCGCTCCTCGGCATTTTCGATGCGTTGGATGCGCAGCTGGCGCCAATCCTCGCGCATATCGCGGAAGCATTCGGCCAGTGTCACGTCGTCGTTATCAGCGGCGGCATTAGCCGAGTCCGCATCGGCCTCGATACCTGCGAACTTGGTGACTCCCAGTTTCAATAGACCCAGTAATTCGCTCAGGGCTTCCGGCATGGGCTCTTCGCCCTCATCGGCAGACTTGGTCAGCCCTTCGATACGCCGGCGAAGCGCATCCGCATCTTCAGGATCAATCTTGAGACCGGCAATCAACGACTGACGCATGGTCTCGTAATCGAGGTTGGCAAAGAAGTTCAGCTGCTGCAGAGTCATGAATCCCTTGAGTTCAGGGAATCGATGAACAACATATTCTTCGCGGTCATCGGCGGCGCGCGTCCAATCGCGGGTGAGCTGCGGATCCAAGGTGGCGGTAATCGACCCTTCGCGCAGACGATAGTGATATAGCACCTTAGGAATACGCACCACGCGCGTGGCTTCGCCGATCACATTGCAGATGCGGGAAAGATCCTCGATCTTACGGCCCACGGGGAAGGAGAAACCATGCCCCTGATATGTGGATGCGGGTGCCAGAAAGGCCCAGAAATAGCCATCAATCTCGGCTTTGACCTGCTTCTTGATGGCTTCGACCGGAGTCAGCACCTGCACTTCATCGAAATCATTGTGACGATAGCTGGAGAGCAGTGGCTTGTCGTTCTCGGAGATGGTGTCGAACTGGAACATCACCAGATCGGCATCGTATTCACGCATGGCATTCAGGCAGTCTTCCACCAGCGTGGGCGCCACAGTGTCATCCGAATCCGCAAAGTAGATGTATGAGCCGGTCGCCTGGGCGATGCCGGCATTGCGTGCGTCAGACAGTCCGCCGTTGGGCTTGTGAATCACCCGCACGCGCGGGTCGCGGGTGGCCCAAGCGTCGCACATGGCCGGGCAGTCGTCAGGCGAGCCATCATCCACCAGCAGAATCTCGAGGTTGCGATAGGTCTG
This sequence is a window from Bifidobacterium breve DSM 20213 = JCM 1192. Protein-coding genes within it:
- a CDS encoding glycosyltransferase family 2 protein, translating into MEHEPLVSIIIPVYKVEKFLDECVKSVVAQTYRNLEILLVDDGSPDDCPAMCDAWATRDPRVRVIHKPNGGLSDARNAGIAQATGSYIYFADSDDTVAPTLVEDCLNAMREYDADLVMFQFDTISENDKPLLSSYRHNDFDEVQVLTPVEAIKKQVKAEIDGYFWAFLAPASTYQGHGFSFPVGRKIEDLSRICNVIGEATRVVRIPKVLYHYRLREGSITATLDPQLTRDWTRAADDREEYVVHRFPELKGFMTLQQLNFFANLDYETMRQSLIAGLKIDPEDADALRRRIEGLTKSADEGEEPMPEALSELLGLLKLGVTKFAGIEADADSANAAADNDDVTLAECFRDMREDWRQLRIQRIENAEERKAERKAARNGVTFRAI